The following coding sequences are from one Luteitalea sp. window:
- a CDS encoding TIGR04053 family radical SAM/SPASM domain-containing protein, which translates to MMASLDFDRAPFLVIWEVTRACALACLHCRADAIPRRDPRELTTDEGFRLIDEVRSFGDPAPLFVLTGGDPMRRPDLVNLVNYASRAGLTVAITPSGTAAVTRKRLLELRDAGLSRIAVSLDGPDPASHDTFRGVRGSYHWTMRIIEAVTELGIPLQINTTVSRLTLPLLRAMAERVATYPLVLWAVFFLVQTGRGASLEPITAQECEEVLNFLYELSLTVPFGIKTTEAPHYHRVVWQRQQERRRSVDPGIRVEPGQQLRAPHNVSDGNGVVFVDHLGQIYPSGFLPIVRGAVRHDSLVSVYRDDTLFRQLRDPNALEGKCGRCEFRATCGGSRSRAYAAGGAVLSADALCAYEPLLELE; encoded by the coding sequence CTGATGGCATCACTCGACTTTGATCGGGCACCATTTCTGGTGATCTGGGAGGTCACCCGGGCCTGCGCACTCGCGTGCCTGCATTGCCGGGCCGATGCCATCCCGCGGCGCGACCCTCGCGAGCTCACGACCGATGAGGGGTTCCGCCTCATCGACGAGGTGCGATCGTTTGGGGACCCGGCCCCACTCTTCGTGCTGACCGGTGGTGATCCGATGCGGCGGCCGGATCTGGTGAATTTGGTCAACTATGCCTCGCGCGCCGGGCTGACGGTCGCCATTACGCCCAGCGGCACGGCGGCCGTGACGCGCAAACGCCTCCTGGAGCTCCGCGACGCCGGGCTAAGCCGCATAGCAGTTAGTCTTGACGGCCCGGATCCGGCGTCGCACGACACCTTCCGCGGGGTGCGCGGGTCCTACCACTGGACCATGCGGATCATCGAGGCGGTCACCGAGCTGGGCATCCCGCTTCAGATCAACACGACCGTCAGCCGCCTCACCCTCCCCTTGCTTCGGGCGATGGCCGAGCGCGTGGCCACGTATCCGCTTGTGCTGTGGGCCGTGTTCTTCCTGGTGCAAACCGGGCGCGGCGCGTCTCTGGAACCGATCACCGCCCAGGAGTGCGAGGAGGTGCTGAACTTCCTGTACGAGCTGTCACTGACGGTGCCCTTTGGCATCAAGACGACCGAGGCCCCTCACTACCACCGGGTCGTCTGGCAGCGGCAGCAGGAGCGCCGACGTTCGGTCGATCCCGGCATCCGTGTGGAGCCCGGACAACAGCTTCGCGCGCCCCACAATGTGAGCGATGGGAACGGGGTCGTCTTCGTCGATCACCTGGGCCAGATCTATCCCAGTGGGTTTCTTCCGATCGTCCGCGGGGCCGTGCGACACGATTCCTTAGTGAGCGTCTACCGCGACGACACGCTGTTCAGGCAGCTTCGCGATCCGAATGCGCTCGAAGGGAAGTGCGGCCGGTGCGAGTTTCGCGCGACGTGCGGCGGGTCCCGATCACGCGCGTACGCGGCAGGCGGAGCGGTCCTCAGCGCAGATGCACTCTGCGCATACGAGCCACTTCTTGAGCTAGAATGA